The Borrelia coriaceae DNA window ATGGAGAATAAACAAGCTACAAAGCTTGATACACAATGCTACAATAAATACCAACACAAACTAATAATACTAATATCAACAATTGAATATATCAATAATAAACATAAAAAATACACACAAAGCAATCTACTTTACTACTTTAATGGAAACTTAAAACGTAATGGACAAAAAGAAACTACTCTTAAAACACTTCAAAAATATCTTTATACACTAGAAAAAGTACTCAAAATAACTAACAACTACCACAGACATTTGGGTGTTAACATGGGTACTGAGATTCACTATGAACTCAAATACTCTAAAAAAGAATGTTATCGTATAATAAACAAACATTTTAGAGACAAAAAAGAGACAAGGCATAAAAACCGTGTTAATGCATATCTTAAAAAACTTTACACTAAAAATAGCAATGTAAAAAAAGAGGAGTGTTTTAATAATATCTATAATAAAAAAGAAGAAGATGAAAACAAAACAAAATATATAGAAAGATTACAAATAAAGAAATATGCAAAAAAAAGCAAAATCAAATACCATGTACTTTCTTCTGTTTTAAATTTAAATCTCAATAAAAAAGCTGCATTTGAGATATTCAAAGCAACAAAGAAAGATGAAAATGAATCTGAACAAAAGGGACACAAGTCTAAAAACAGCATTAAAGAAAAACAAAATCATTTGAAAGAAATACTGAAAAATACAAAAAACCAACTAACAAATGAAGGGTATGACAGCAAACAGTTAGAAATACAAATACAAAACGTGTATGAACAATATAAAAACAAAACACATTTTATCATAGAAAAAGGTAAATACAATGATTTAAAAAATGTAATAGAAAAACTTAAAAAATCAGTTCAATGTGTTAAAACAAATACTAAAGAAGACAAAAAAGGTATTAGGAATAACATTTTCAGC harbors:
- a CDS encoding plasmid maintenance protein, coding for MENKQATKLDTQCYNKYQHKLIILISTIEYINNKHKKYTQSNLLYYFNGNLKRNGQKETTLKTLQKYLYTLEKVLKITNNYHRHLGVNMGTEIHYELKYSKKECYRIINKHFRDKKETRHKNRVNAYLKKLYTKNSNVKKEECFNNIYNKKEEDENKTKYIERLQIKKYAKKSKIKYHVLSSVLNLNLNKKAAFEIFKATKKDENESEQKGHKSKNSIKEKQNHLKEILKNTKNQLTNEGYDSKQLEIQIQNVYEQYKNKTHFIIEKGKYNDLKNVIEKLKKSVQCVKTNTKEDKKGIRNNIFSILIDRLKHKVKIEMFVPLLKDYLGKQKKLEYRKVFSNQYYYELLDLINNDKKYLKDNEFKQVIN